Proteins encoded in a region of the Oncorhynchus gorbuscha isolate QuinsamMale2020 ecotype Even-year linkage group LG16, OgorEven_v1.0, whole genome shotgun sequence genome:
- the LOC123999595 gene encoding S-phase kinase-associated protein 2-like has translation MSHEGPLQELPCLNEYLEGSMLSISQESKRKKRERLGNGLDTENTPHELIHQWSPPHKQRVVCKGKENEENQFVLARRPRKRREFSGLSWDTLPDELLLGILSCLPLRDLLRMSRVCKRWHRLAFDESLWHSVDLVGNPQLDQALGQVLMAGVLGLRCPCTCIGEPHFTHTQHLRVQHMDLSSCTVSTPFLDDIISRCRRLENLSLEGLKLSDCVIQSLSQNTELVRLNLCGCSGFSPDSLGEMLKSCSRLEELNLSWCDFSTDHVKAVVSNIPSNITQLNLSGYRQNLTMGDLKDLVERCPHLVNLDLSDSVLMTTSSFPILQQLQSLRHLALSRCYQIHPAALADFEKFPELQTLEVYGLVQDTYLPILSKSLPRLQINTRPFSGVARPTEATRRDRAMWGMTCRLVFRS, from the exons ATGTCACACGAAGG GCCCCTACAGGAGTTGCCCTGTCTGAATGAGTATTTGGAGGGATCAATGCTGTCCATATCCCAGGAGAGCAAACGGAAAAAAAGAGAACGCCTCGGAAACGGTCTGGACACAGAGAACACTCCTCACGAGCTCATTCACCAGTGGTCACCACCTCACAAGCAGCGGGTTGTCTGCAAGGGCAAAGAGAATGAGGAGAACCAGTTTGTGCTTGCCAGGCGACCAAGGAAAAGAAGGGAGTTCTCAG GCTTGTCCTGGGACACACTACCAGATGAGTTACTGTTGGGAATCCTTTCCTGCCTTCCCCTGCGGGACCTCCTCCGGATGTCCCGGGTCTGCAAGCGTTGGCATCGCTTGGC GTTTGACGAGTCTCTGTGGCATAGTGTGGATCTTGTAGGGAACCCCCAGCTGGATCAAGCTCTTGGGCAGGTGCTTATGGCTGGAGTACTGGGACTGCGCTGCCCCTGTACCTGCATTGGAGAACCACATTTCACCCACACACA ACACCTGCGTGTCCAGCACATGGATCTCTCCAGCTGCACTGTCTCAACCCCGTTTCTAGATGACATCATCTCCCGCTGCAGGCGACTAGAGAATCTAAGCTTGGAGGGACTGAAGCTCTCTGACTGTGTCATTCA GTCCCTATCCCAGAATACTGAGCTGGTGCGGCTCAACCTGTGTGGCTGCTCTGGCTTCTCACCCGACTCGCTTGGTGAGATGCTCAAATCCTGCTCACG GCTTGAAGAGCTGAACTTGTCATGGTGTGACTTCAGTACTGATCATGTGAAGGCTGTTGTCAGTAACATCCCCTCCAATATCACTCAACTCAACCTTAGTGGCTACAGACAGAACCTTACTATGGGAG ATCTGAAAGACTTGGTGGAGAGATGTCCTCACCTTGTAAATCTGGATTTAAG TgacagtgttctgatgactaccTCAAGTTTCCCCATCCTGCAGCAGCTGCAGTCTCTTAGACACTTAGCGTTGAGCCGTTGCTACCAGATCCACCCTGCTGCCTTAGC TGACTTTGAGAAGTTTCCAGAGCTGCAGACGTTAGAGGTGTACGGGCTGGTCCAGGACACTTACCTGCCAATCCTGAGTAAAAGTTTGCCCCGTCTCCAAATCAACACCCGGCCATTCTCTGGCGTGGCCCGTCCCACCGAGGCCACCCGGCGGGACCGCGCCATGTGGGGTATGACCTGTCGACTGGTGTTCAGGTCCTAG